One genomic segment of Ricinus communis isolate WT05 ecotype wild-type chromosome 3, ASM1957865v1, whole genome shotgun sequence includes these proteins:
- the LOC8268364 gene encoding probable chlorophyll(ide) b reductase NYC1, chloroplastic isoform X2 has product MAATVTKLHIYPQSLDYFSFSKQQRNRLLGPGLSWTGFGGCAVKCRSFRSEDGREVEVEEKVKECQRKLKKNKIELKKEDGFWSILKDANFGFGRSDSHSKEEYAKAVAKLEEAFSSIALQIGRYIVTMMSTGVILAVGFQLSGGDSQMNTLIWYSWLGGIIIGTMIGANMVLDEHCRAGPRNVVITGSTRGLGKALAREFLLSGDRVVVASRSPESVDTTVRELEENLKEGMVTTSGTSRTNLAHAKVVGIACNVCEPSDVQKLANFAVKEFGSIDIWINNAGTNKGFRPLLQFSDEDINQIVSTNLVGSILCTREAMRVIMNQPKGGHIFNMDGAGSGGSSTPLTAVYGSTKCGLRQLQASLFKECKRSKVGVHTASPGMVLTDLLLSGSTLKNKQMFNIICELPETVARTLVPRMRVVKGSGKAINYLTPPRILLALVTAWLRQGRWFDDQSVYLWSRISSLTTVTTRDHKLVWCTNF; this is encoded by the exons ATGGCAGCTACAGTTACTAAGCTTCACATATACCCACAAAGCTTAGATTACTTTTCTTTCAGTAAACAACAGAGAAATAGGTTGCTTGGACCAGGTTTGTCATGGACAGGTTTTGGTGGTTGTGCTGTAAAGTGCAGGTCTTTTAGGTCTGAGGATGGGAGGGAAGTGGAAGTGGAAGAGAAAGTGAAAGAATGTCAGagaaagctaaagaaaaataagattgAGTTAAAGAAGGAAGATGGCTTTTGGAGCATTTTGAAAGATGCTAATTTTGGGTTTGGGAGGTCCGATTCTCACTCAAAAGAGGAGTATGCTAAAGCGGTAGCTAAATTAGAAGAGGCTTTCTCATCT ATTGCTTTGCAAATTGGAAGATATATTGTCACCATGATGAGCACTGGAGTGATACTTGCAGTTGGCTTTCAGTTGTCAG GTGGAGACAGTCAGATGAATACACTGATTTGGTATAGCTGGCTTGGAGGAATTATTATTGGAACTATGATTGGTGCCAACATGGTTTTAGATGAACATTGTCGAGCCGGTCCACGTAATGTTGTTATAACTGGAAG TACAAGGGGACTCGGAAAGGCACTTGCCCGAGAATTTCTTCTGTCCGGTGATCGTGTGGTTGTTGCTTCACGAAG CCCTGAGTCTGTAGACACGACAGTTAGAGAACTGGAGGAGAACCTCAAGGAAGGAATGGTAACCACCAGTGGTACATCTAGAACGAATCTGGCTCATGCAAAAGTGGTTGGCATAGCTTGTAATGTTTGTGAACCTTCTGATGTGCAAAAATTGGCAAATTTTGCTGTCAAAGAATTTGGTTCCATTGACATATGG ATAAACAATGCGGGCACAAACAAAGGATTTAGACCCTTGCTGCAGTTTAGTGATGAAGATATTAACCAG ATTGTTTCAACAAATTTGGTTGGATCTATTCTCTGCACGCGAGAAGCTATGCGGGTGATAATGAACCAGCCTAAGGGAGGGCACATTTTTAACATGGATGGTGCTGGTTCTGGGGGATCTAGCACCCCTCTTACAGCTGT TTATGGATCTACAAAATGTGGTCTTAGGCAACTTCAAGCATCACTCTTCAAGGAGTGTAAGCGATCTAAAGTTGGTGTGCATACAGCATCTCCAGGCATGGTCCTTACAGATTTGCTCTTGAG TGGCTCAactctaaaaaataaacaaatgttCAACATCATCTGTGAACTCCCAGAGACAGTTGCTAGAACTTTAGTTCCACGGATGCGGGTTGTGAAGGGTTCCGGGAAAGCCATCAATTACTTGACACCTCCTAGGATACTACTTGCTTTGGTCACTGCATGGCTGCGGCAAGGTCGCTGGTTTGATGACCAG TCTGTATACCTGTGGTCTAGAATAAGCTCCTTAACGACAGTGACCACACGTGACCATAAACTAGTGTGGTGCACAAACTTCTAG
- the LOC8268365 gene encoding protein CfxQ homolog: protein MEASHYDQRSRSSKQVTTIHGFAQSGDLLAFQKLLRVNPSLLNERNPVMAQTPLHVSAGNNRAEIVKTLLEWQGPEKVELEAKNMYGETPLHMAAKNGCNEAARLLLAHGAFVESKANNGMAPLHLAVWYSIRSDDFSTVKTLLEYNADCSAKDNEGMTPMNHLSRGPGSEKLRQLLQWHIDEQRKRRALEACSETKAKMEELENALSNIVGLHELKIQLRKWAKGMLLDERRMALGLKVGVRRPPHMAFLGNPGTGKTMVARILGRLLHLVGILPTDRVTEVQRTDLVGEFVGHTGPKTRKKIKEAEGGILFVDEAYRLIPMQKADDKDYGLEALEEIMSVMDIGKVVVIFAGYSKPMKRVIASNEGFCRRVTKFFQFDDFTPEDLAKIIHIKMNNQEEDGLLYGFNLHSKCSMEAIAKLIERKTTEKQRKEMNGGLADTMLVNARENLDSRLDFDCIDTEELRTITLEDLEAGLRLLSQ, encoded by the exons ATGGAGGCTTCCCATTACGATCAACGCTCCAGATCTTCTAAACAGGTCACCACCATTCATGGCTTTGCCCAGTCTGGTGATCTTCTTGCCTTCCAAAAGCTACTCCGTGTCAACCCTTCTCTTCTCAATGAACGAAACCCTGTT ATGGCACAAACTCCACTTCATGTCTCTGCTGGTAACAACAGGGCTGAGATAGTTAAAACTCTGCTTGAATGGCAAGGACCAGAGAAGGTTGAATTGGAAGCCAAGAATATG TATGGTGAAACTCCACTACACATGGCAGCGAAGAATGGATGCAATGAAGCTGCAAGATTACTTCTTGCTCATGGCGCTTTTGTCGAATCCAAAGCAAAT AATGGAATGGCACCATTACACCTTGCTGTATGGTACTCGATCAGATCAGACGACTTCTCAACTGTTAAGACATTGCTCGAGTATAATGCCGATTGCAGTGCTAAGGATAAT GAGGGCATGACACCTATGAATCATCTCTCACGAGGTCCAGGAAGCGAGAAACTGCGGCAACTATTACAGTGGCATATTGATGAgcagagaaagagaagagcaCTTGAAGCTTGTAGTGAAACAAAAGCTAAGATGGAAGAACTAGAAAATGCATTATCTAATATAGTGGGATTGCATGAACTTAAGATACAACTGAGGAAATGGGCAAAGGGAATGCTTTTGGATGAGAGGCGCATGGCCCTTGGGCTAAAAGTGGGAGTGAGAAGACCTCCTCATATGGCTTTCTTGGGAAATCCTGGAACAG GTAAGACCATGGTAGCTCGTATACTTGGAAGATTACTCCATCTGGTGGGAATTCTACCTACTGACAGGGTAACAGAAGTACAACGCACGGATTTGGTTGGTGAATTTGTTGGTCACACAGGACCAAAGACTAGGAAAAAG ATTAAAGAAGCTGAGGGTGGAATTCTTTTTGTCGATGAAGCATATAGGCTTATACCCATGCAGAAAGCAGATGATAAGGATTATGGGTTAGAAGCTTTGGAAGAGATTATGTCTGTCATGGATATTGGAAAAGTTGTGGTCATATTTGCTGGGTACAGCAAACCAATGAAACGCGTAATAGCTTCTAATGAAGGCTTTTGTAGAAGGGTTACAAAGTTTTTCCAGTTTGATGACTTCACTCCTGAAGATTTAGCCAAGATCATTCATATCAAGATGAATAATCAAGAAGAGGATGGTTTGCTTTATGGATTCAATTTACATTCAAAATGCAGTATGGAAGCCATTGCAAAGCTGATAGAGAGAAAAACAACAGAAAAGCAGAGGAAGGAGATGAATGGAGGTTTAGCAGATACAATGCTAGTTAATGCTAGAGAGAATTTGGACTCGAGGCTTGATTTCGACTGTATAGATACAGAGGAACTACGTACCATCACCTTGGAGGATTTGGAAGCCGGTCTTAGGCTATTATCACAATGA
- the LOC8268364 gene encoding probable chlorophyll(ide) b reductase NYC1, chloroplastic isoform X1: MAATVTKLHIYPQSLDYFSFSKQQRNRLLGPGLSWTGFGGCAVKCRSFRSEDGREVEVEEKVKECQRKLKKNKIELKKEDGFWSILKDANFGFGRSDSHSKEEYAKAVAKLEEAFSSIALQIGRYIVTMMSTGVILAVGFQLSGGDSQMNTLIWYSWLGGIIIGTMIGANMVLDEHCRAGPRNVVITGSTRGLGKALAREFLLSGDRVVVASRSPESVDTTVRELEENLKEGMVTTSGTSRTNLAHAKVVGIACNVCEPSDVQKLANFAVKEFGSIDIWINNAGTNKGFRPLLQFSDEDINQIVSTNLVGSILCTREAMRVIMNQPKGGHIFNMDGAGSGGSSTPLTAVYGSTKCGLRQLQASLFKECKRSKVGVHTASPGMVLTDLLLSGSTLKNKQMFNIICELPETVARTLVPRMRVVKGSGKAINYLTPPRILLALVTAWLRQGRWFDDQGRALYAAEADRLRNWAENRARFSFTDAMEMYTENTWVSVFSLSVVCAFIILSSTSNPFPGT; the protein is encoded by the exons ATGGCAGCTACAGTTACTAAGCTTCACATATACCCACAAAGCTTAGATTACTTTTCTTTCAGTAAACAACAGAGAAATAGGTTGCTTGGACCAGGTTTGTCATGGACAGGTTTTGGTGGTTGTGCTGTAAAGTGCAGGTCTTTTAGGTCTGAGGATGGGAGGGAAGTGGAAGTGGAAGAGAAAGTGAAAGAATGTCAGagaaagctaaagaaaaataagattgAGTTAAAGAAGGAAGATGGCTTTTGGAGCATTTTGAAAGATGCTAATTTTGGGTTTGGGAGGTCCGATTCTCACTCAAAAGAGGAGTATGCTAAAGCGGTAGCTAAATTAGAAGAGGCTTTCTCATCT ATTGCTTTGCAAATTGGAAGATATATTGTCACCATGATGAGCACTGGAGTGATACTTGCAGTTGGCTTTCAGTTGTCAG GTGGAGACAGTCAGATGAATACACTGATTTGGTATAGCTGGCTTGGAGGAATTATTATTGGAACTATGATTGGTGCCAACATGGTTTTAGATGAACATTGTCGAGCCGGTCCACGTAATGTTGTTATAACTGGAAG TACAAGGGGACTCGGAAAGGCACTTGCCCGAGAATTTCTTCTGTCCGGTGATCGTGTGGTTGTTGCTTCACGAAG CCCTGAGTCTGTAGACACGACAGTTAGAGAACTGGAGGAGAACCTCAAGGAAGGAATGGTAACCACCAGTGGTACATCTAGAACGAATCTGGCTCATGCAAAAGTGGTTGGCATAGCTTGTAATGTTTGTGAACCTTCTGATGTGCAAAAATTGGCAAATTTTGCTGTCAAAGAATTTGGTTCCATTGACATATGG ATAAACAATGCGGGCACAAACAAAGGATTTAGACCCTTGCTGCAGTTTAGTGATGAAGATATTAACCAG ATTGTTTCAACAAATTTGGTTGGATCTATTCTCTGCACGCGAGAAGCTATGCGGGTGATAATGAACCAGCCTAAGGGAGGGCACATTTTTAACATGGATGGTGCTGGTTCTGGGGGATCTAGCACCCCTCTTACAGCTGT TTATGGATCTACAAAATGTGGTCTTAGGCAACTTCAAGCATCACTCTTCAAGGAGTGTAAGCGATCTAAAGTTGGTGTGCATACAGCATCTCCAGGCATGGTCCTTACAGATTTGCTCTTGAG TGGCTCAactctaaaaaataaacaaatgttCAACATCATCTGTGAACTCCCAGAGACAGTTGCTAGAACTTTAGTTCCACGGATGCGGGTTGTGAAGGGTTCCGGGAAAGCCATCAATTACTTGACACCTCCTAGGATACTACTTGCTTTGGTCACTGCATGGCTGCGGCAAGGTCGCTGGTTTGATGACCAG GGAAGGGCATTATATGCAGCTGAGGCAGACCGACTCCGTAATTGGGCTGAAAACCGAGCTCGGTTTTCCTTTACAGATGCAATGGAGATGTACACAGAAAATACTTGGGTATCTGTGTTTTCACTTTCTGTTGTTTGCGCCTTCATAATACTCTCGAGCACAAGCAACCCGTTTCCTGGTACCTGA
- the LOC8268366 gene encoding uncharacterized protein LOC8268366, producing the protein MVVSSSSPSILPSTYSFPSNHSNDSKSNLKSLSKQPKFASLRFSHTSSLINIVAFSSSSNNNSQSIEDDSTDQFSQNNSIADFMRFKRGTDTSKGELQTALVSYKKRFPWSLLNPFLRVDLVSTIHIADKDYFTTLQKELEPYDCVLYEMVASREILENRRDPAAIKRLRSSRSRGFNIIGFIQRQMARILMLDFQLDCLDYQAENWYHADLDYETFKLLQHEKGESFFTFARDMTIRSTKAMVQSTSIPAELGPWRSKLLWASRVLPMPLVGLLIIGGVCDVGSQASEYPELEALSRLDFGAAMKLFLAKRLTSEFTQVTTDMEEKSVIIGERNKAAMEALKRAINDGHNKIAVLYGGGHMPDLGRRLREEFDLIPSEVQWITAWSIRQRRLNSTSFPFLTRMAQVSGWPLNRYQTLALLIFSTVLAIDLWFWELFFGTTANWISQIAYQVNQYVTH; encoded by the exons ATGGTGGTCTCCTCCAGTTCACCCTCAATACTCCCTTCTACATATTCCTTTCCTTCAAATCATAGCAATGACTCCAAATCCAATCTTAAATCATTATCGAAACAACCCAAGTTTGCTTCTTTGCGTTTTTCTCATACATcatctttaataaatatcgtagctttctcttcttcttccaatAATAATAGTCAGTCCATTGAAGATGACTCCACCGACCAGTTTTCTCAAAACAATTCAATTGCTGATTTCATGAGATTTAAAAGAGGTACTGATACAAGTAAGGGAGAATTGCAGACTGCTCTTGTTAGTTACAAAAAGAGGTTCCCTTGGTCTCTTCTCAACCCTTTTCTTCGG GTTGATTTGGTTTCCACCATTCACATTGCAGATAAAGA TTACTTCACTACACTCCAGAAGGAACTTGAGCCCTATGATTGTGTCCTCTATGAGATGGTGGCTAGTAGGGAGATATTAGAGAATAGAAGAGACCCTGCTGCTATAAAAAGGCTGAGAAGTTCACGTTCAAGAGGATTTAACATTATAGGGTTTATTCAGCGACAGATGGCTCGAATCCTTATGCTTGATTTCCAGTTAGACTGTCTTGATTACCAGGCTGAAAATTGGTATCACGCAGATCTTGACTATGAGACCTTCAAGCTACTTCAG CATGAAAAAGGAGAGAGTTTCTTTACATTTGCGAGAGATATGACAATCAGATCAACAAAAGCCATGGTGCAGTCTACTTCAATTCCAGCAGAACTTGGTCCCTGGAGATCCAAACTTCTATGGGCTTCTCGTGTACTTCCAATGCCACTTGTAGGCCTTCTCATCATTGGAGGTGTTTGTGATGTGGGGAGTCAGGCATCAGAATATCCAGAGCTAGAAGCATTGTCTAGGCTTGACTTTGGTGCTGCAATGAAGCTTTTCCTAGCAAAGCGACTAACATCTGA GTTCACGCAAGTGACAACGGATATGGAAGAGAAATCAGTGATCATTGGCGAGAGGAACAAGGCAGCAATGGAGGCACTTAAAAGAGCAATTAATGACGGCCACAATAAGATTGCTGTACTGTATGGTGGCGGCCACATGCCGGACTTGGGAAGGCGCTTGCGAGAGGAATTTGACTTGATCCCATCAGAAGTGCAATGGATAACAGCTTGGTCTATCAGGCAACGACGCTTGAATAGCACTTCCTTCCCATTCCTGACAAGAATGGCACAAGTATCGGGTTGGCCATTGAATCGCTACCAAACTTTGGCATTGCTGATATTTTCAACAGTCCTTGCAATAGATCTTTGGTTTTGGGAGCTCTTTTTTGGCACTACGGCGAATTGGATCTCACAGATTGCTTATCAAGTTAATCAATATGTTACTCATTGA